In the Fimbriimonadaceae bacterium genome, CGGACGTGGGGGAGGTCCTGCGCGAGGGGGTCACCGTCCGCGCGGTCGGGAGCCCGGTCAACAAGGTCCCGCTCGACCCGGTGTACTTTGACGCCGAGATGGACAAGCTCGAGCGGTCGGTCGCGGTGGCCAGGATGGTCGGTGCCCGGCACGTCCGGATATTTTCCCCCGAACCCCAGGGCGCGGAGGACGACGAACAGACCTGGGCCGCCGTCCAAGCCTGGCTCGAACCCATGGTCAAGCTAGCTGGAGAAGCAGGTGTCGTGCTCCTGCATGAGAACGACGCCCGGTTTTACGGCTATTGTCCCGACCAGAGCCGACGGCTGATGGAACGGTTCTCCGGACCCCACTTGCGGATGGCGTTCGACTTCGCCAACACCGTCCTGACCGGACACCGCCCCTGGGACCACTGGTTCCCTTGGTGCCTTCCCTACCTCGACACCCTGCACATCAAGGACGCGGTCGAGGCCACCCAGACGGTGGTCCCGGCCGGTGAGGGGGAGGGCCAGATCGAGCAGACCCTCCGGTGGCTGAAAGACCAAGGCTGGCAAGGCACCTTGACTCTTGAGCCCCACCTGGCCCGGGCGGGCCGCATGAGCGGGTTCAGCGGCCCGGAGTTGTGCCGGACCGCGGTGGACGCGCTTCGTGCCATCCTGGGACGGATCTGATGGCAGACAACTTGCGATTCGGCGTGGTCGGTTGTGGGGCGATCCACGGGAACCACTGCGACTCCCTTACCCGAGCGAACGGTGCGACCCTGGCGGCGGTGTGCGACGTCGACCCCGGCCGGGCGCGGGCGGCGGCAGAACGCTACGGCTGCGCCGCGGTCACGTCCTTGGACGACCTTTGGCCTTTGGTGGACGCCGTGACGGTCTGCGTGCCCAGCGGCGACCATGCCAACGTCGGGGTAGAAGCGGCCCGGCATGGCAAGCATGTCCTTACCGAAAAACCGGTGGACATCAGTTTGGCCGGCGCGACCCGGCTCGTCGAAGCATGCGAAGCGGCCGGGGTCAAGCATGGCTGCGTCAGCCAACACCGCTTCGCCCAGGACATCCGGCGCCTCCGCGACTTTGCCTCGGGAGGCGGTCTGGGCAAGCTGATCCAGGGCGACGCCTCGATCAAGTGGTACCGGACGCAGGCCTACTACGACTCGGGGGACTGGCGCGGCACCTGGGCACTCGACGGGGGCGGGTGCCTGATGAACCAGGGAGTCCACTACGTCGACATGCTTCAGTGGGTGATGGGCGGCGTGAAATCGGTCCAAGCGCAGGTGCGCACCGCGGCCCACCGGATCGAGGTCGAAGACATCGCCACCGCCCTTCTGGAGTATGACAACGGCGCGGTCGGCGTCCTTGTCGGGTCCACGTCGGCGTACCCGGGGATGTCGGAGCGGCTGGAGGTGCATGGCACCGGAGGCACCGTCTTGATCGAGGCCGACAAGATCAAGGCATGGGAAACCGTCGACGTGGGAGGCGAGACCGGACCCTATGGCCGTGGCATCGCCCAGCAACCGGTCCCGAACCTCGGCACCCTGGGAGACGATGGCCTAGCGTCGGAGGAAGATCCCAGCGCGACCTGGGGTGAACAGCACTTCCTACAGATCCAAGACTTTGTCGACGCTGTCCGCGAGGACCGCAAGCCGTTTGTCGATTGCCGCGACGCGATGGAGCCCCTGAAGGTGGTCCTCGCCGTCTATGAGAGTGCCCGGAAGGACGGGGCCCGGGTCAAGACCTCCGACGTGTCATGAAGGTCGGAGCCCAACTCTATACGCTTCGTGACCACGTCAAGACCCGCGACGGCTTCCTCGACGTCCTCGACCGAGTCGCCGCGATGGGTTTCGACGGAGTGCAGTGCTCGGCGGTCGGGG is a window encoding:
- a CDS encoding sugar phosphate isomerase/epimerase — protein: MPWPVTIFADECAADYAAQAAFVREAGLDGLDLRNANGRNVADLTAADVGEVLREGVTVRAVGSPVNKVPLDPVYFDAEMDKLERSVAVARMVGARHVRIFSPEPQGAEDDEQTWAAVQAWLEPMVKLAGEAGVVLLHENDARFYGYCPDQSRRLMERFSGPHLRMAFDFANTVLTGHRPWDHWFPWCLPYLDTLHIKDAVEATQTVVPAGEGEGQIEQTLRWLKDQGWQGTLTLEPHLARAGRMSGFSGPELCRTAVDALRAILGRI
- a CDS encoding Gfo/Idh/MocA family oxidoreductase, whose translation is MADNLRFGVVGCGAIHGNHCDSLTRANGATLAAVCDVDPGRARAAAERYGCAAVTSLDDLWPLVDAVTVCVPSGDHANVGVEAARHGKHVLTEKPVDISLAGATRLVEACEAAGVKHGCVSQHRFAQDIRRLRDFASGGGLGKLIQGDASIKWYRTQAYYDSGDWRGTWALDGGGCLMNQGVHYVDMLQWVMGGVKSVQAQVRTAAHRIEVEDIATALLEYDNGAVGVLVGSTSAYPGMSERLEVHGTGGTVLIEADKIKAWETVDVGGETGPYGRGIAQQPVPNLGTLGDDGLASEEDPSATWGEQHFLQIQDFVDAVREDRKPFVDCRDAMEPLKVVLAVYESARKDGARVKTSDVS